The following coding sequences are from one Thermostaphylospora chromogena window:
- a CDS encoding beta-ketoacyl synthase N-terminal-like domain-containing protein, with the protein MSPRAVITGLGVVAPTGVGVTEHWENSLAGRSGIGPITSFDAAGSPIRWAGQVTGFDEKAFADSKLLVQTDRWTWFAFAAAQLALADAALDPATMDPFDLSVVTASASGGNAFGQREIQALWSQGPRAVSAYQSIGWFYAASSGQLSIRHQLKGACGVLVADAAGGIDALSEAVRLIRRGTLAVVAGGTEAPLSPYALACQSGEATIDGRGVYRPFAPDASGYVPGEGGAILVVEDRDRALARGAPTIYAEIAGTASTHDAHHVTDPAPDHRQYARAMREAIDRAGLTPADIGAIFADGAGDPVRDRQEIAAIREVFGARRIPVTVPKTMTGRLYSGGAALDVSWAALALTHGMLPPTVGDEVDDLDIDLVRQPTHVHDLSAVLVLARGAGGFNSAAVLTAA; encoded by the coding sequence ATGAGCCCGCGCGCGGTGATCACCGGGCTGGGCGTCGTCGCCCCCACCGGCGTGGGCGTCACCGAGCACTGGGAGAACAGCCTGGCGGGCCGCTCCGGGATCGGACCGATCACGTCCTTCGACGCGGCCGGTTCGCCGATCCGGTGGGCCGGCCAGGTGACGGGCTTCGACGAGAAGGCGTTCGCGGACAGCAAACTGCTGGTGCAGACCGACCGCTGGACGTGGTTCGCCTTCGCCGCCGCCCAGCTCGCGCTCGCCGACGCCGCCCTGGACCCGGCGACGATGGACCCCTTCGACCTGTCGGTGGTGACCGCCAGCGCCTCCGGCGGCAACGCCTTCGGCCAGCGGGAGATCCAAGCCCTGTGGAGCCAGGGCCCCCGGGCGGTGAGCGCCTACCAGTCCATCGGCTGGTTCTACGCCGCCAGCAGCGGCCAGCTGTCCATCAGGCACCAGCTCAAGGGCGCCTGCGGGGTCCTCGTCGCGGACGCCGCGGGCGGGATCGACGCGCTGTCCGAGGCCGTGCGGCTGATCCGGCGTGGCACGCTGGCGGTGGTCGCCGGCGGCACCGAGGCGCCGCTGTCGCCGTACGCGCTGGCCTGCCAGTCCGGCGAGGCGACGATCGACGGGCGGGGCGTCTACCGGCCCTTCGCCCCCGACGCGAGCGGGTACGTCCCCGGCGAGGGCGGGGCGATCCTCGTCGTCGAGGACCGTGACCGGGCCCTCGCGCGAGGCGCGCCCACGATCTACGCCGAAATCGCCGGGACCGCCTCCACGCACGACGCCCACCACGTCACCGACCCCGCGCCGGACCACCGCCAGTACGCGCGCGCCATGCGCGAGGCGATCGACCGGGCCGGCCTCACCCCTGCGGACATCGGGGCGATCTTCGCCGACGGCGCGGGCGACCCCGTCCGCGACCGCCAGGAGATCGCGGCCATCCGGGAGGTCTTCGGTGCGCGCAGGATCCCGGTCACCGTCCCCAAGACGATGACCGGGCGCCTGTACTCCGGAGGCGCCGCGCTCGACGTGTCCTGGGCGGCGTTGGCGCTGACCCACGGCATGCTCCCTCCCACCGTCGGTGACGAGGTCGACGACCTCGACATCGACCTGGTACGTCAGCCGACGCACGTCCACGACCTTTCCGCGGTACTCGTCCTCGCCCGCGGTGCGGGCGGCTTCAACTCCGCCGCCGTCCTGACGGCGGCCTGA
- a CDS encoding beta-ketoacyl-[acyl-carrier-protein] synthase family protein → MRRAVVTGVGVIAPGGVGREEFWNRVVDGKPAIRRISAFDPSPFRSQIAAEVDFDPAAHGLTPREIRRMDRFAQMAVVCADEAVRDSGLDLQTVDADRMGVSLGSAVGATITLEEEYVVASDGGRDWAVDHRHLRPFLYQALVPSSAATELAVRFGAHGPAAVVSTGCTSGIDSIGRAYRLIQDGEADIMIAGASDAPISPITVACFDAIRATSPENDEPEHASRPFDAGRKGFVLGEGAAVLVVEEREHAMRRGARIYCEITGYAARANGFHMTGLRPDGYELGEAVKDAMDQARLNPEDLGYISAHGSGTKQNDRHETAAYKHALGEAARRIPISSIKSVIGHSLGAIGSIEMAACALVLDRGVVPPTANLTTPDPECDLDYTPLTAREVSARHALSAGSGFGGFQSAMIFSAEGGPA, encoded by the coding sequence GTGAGAAGAGCCGTTGTCACCGGCGTGGGAGTGATCGCGCCGGGCGGGGTCGGGCGCGAGGAGTTCTGGAACCGGGTCGTGGACGGCAAGCCCGCGATCCGGCGGATCAGCGCCTTCGACCCCTCACCGTTCCGCTCGCAGATCGCGGCCGAGGTCGACTTCGACCCCGCGGCGCACGGCCTCACCCCGCGTGAGATCCGCCGCATGGACAGGTTCGCGCAGATGGCCGTGGTCTGCGCCGACGAGGCCGTCCGCGACTCCGGCCTGGACCTGCAGACGGTCGACGCCGACCGGATGGGCGTGAGCCTCGGCTCGGCGGTCGGCGCCACCATCACCCTGGAGGAGGAGTACGTGGTCGCCAGCGACGGCGGCCGCGACTGGGCGGTGGACCACCGGCACCTGCGGCCGTTCCTCTACCAGGCGCTCGTCCCCTCCAGCGCGGCCACCGAGCTCGCGGTCAGGTTCGGCGCGCACGGGCCCGCAGCGGTCGTCTCCACCGGCTGCACCTCCGGCATCGACTCCATCGGCCGCGCCTACCGGCTGATCCAGGACGGCGAAGCCGACATCATGATCGCCGGAGCGTCGGACGCCCCGATCTCCCCGATCACCGTCGCCTGCTTCGACGCCATCCGCGCCACCAGCCCGGAGAACGACGAGCCCGAGCATGCGTCGCGGCCCTTCGACGCCGGACGCAAGGGCTTCGTGCTCGGCGAGGGAGCGGCCGTGCTCGTGGTGGAGGAACGGGAGCACGCCATGCGGCGCGGGGCCCGGATCTACTGCGAGATCACCGGTTACGCGGCCCGCGCCAACGGGTTCCACATGACGGGGCTGCGGCCCGACGGGTACGAGCTGGGCGAGGCCGTCAAAGACGCCATGGACCAGGCTCGGCTGAACCCCGAGGACCTCGGCTACATCAGCGCCCACGGCTCGGGCACCAAGCAGAACGACCGCCACGAGACGGCGGCCTACAAGCACGCCCTCGGGGAGGCCGCCCGCCGTATCCCGATCAGCTCGATCAAGTCGGTCATCGGCCACTCGCTGGGCGCCATCGGCTCGATCGAGATGGCGGCCTGCGCGCTCGTCCTGGACCGCGGCGTGGTACCCCCCACGGCCAACCTGACCACGCCCGATCCCGAGTGCGACCTCGACTACACCCCGCTGACCGCCCGTGAGGTGTCCGCCAGGCACGCGCTGTCCGCGGGCAGCGGGTTCGGCGGGTTCCAGTCGGCGATGATCTTCTCGGCGGAGGGAGGCCCGGCATGA
- a CDS encoding cupin domain-containing protein — protein MIGHTDNAIEIDAPIGFVWDQTNDVSGWPELFSEYAKVEILDQKDDSVTFRLTMHPDEQGRVWSWVSERTWDRDTWTVRARRVETGPFEFMNITWTYEELAADRTRMRWVQDFHMKPDAPVDTATMTDRINANTRVQMSLIKEKVEARRRRVVGFHDVPANRKRGGDLRTMVSPATCGSSSGFCGAVRLAPGEKVTEHYHPYSEEFLFVASGTLRIDLDGEPVTAGPEQALLIPRNVRHRLTNIGEEEALAVFQLSPLAPRPELGHVDTEPYPEQVTE, from the coding sequence ATGATCGGGCACACGGACAACGCCATCGAGATCGACGCGCCCATCGGATTCGTCTGGGACCAGACCAACGACGTGAGCGGCTGGCCGGAGCTGTTCTCCGAGTACGCCAAGGTGGAGATCCTCGATCAGAAGGACGACTCGGTGACCTTCCGGCTCACGATGCACCCCGACGAGCAGGGCCGTGTCTGGTCCTGGGTGTCGGAGCGCACGTGGGACCGCGACACGTGGACCGTCCGCGCCCGCCGGGTGGAGACCGGTCCGTTCGAGTTCATGAACATCACCTGGACCTACGAGGAGCTGGCCGCCGACCGCACCCGGATGCGCTGGGTGCAGGACTTCCACATGAAGCCGGACGCGCCGGTGGACACCGCGACGATGACCGACCGCATCAACGCCAACACCCGCGTCCAGATGTCGCTGATCAAGGAGAAGGTGGAGGCCCGCCGCAGGAGGGTGGTCGGCTTCCACGACGTGCCCGCCAACCGCAAGCGCGGCGGCGACCTGCGCACCATGGTCTCCCCGGCCACCTGCGGCTCCTCTTCGGGGTTCTGCGGAGCCGTACGGCTGGCCCCCGGGGAGAAGGTGACCGAGCACTACCACCCGTACTCGGAGGAGTTCCTCTTCGTCGCCTCCGGCACGTTACGGATCGACCTGGACGGCGAGCCGGTCACGGCCGGGCCGGAGCAGGCCCTGCTCATCCCGCGCAACGTCCGGCACCGCCTGACCAACATCGGCGAGGAGGAGGCACTGGCCGTGTTCCAGCTCAGTCCTCTGGCGCCGCGGCCCGAACTCGGGCACGTGGACACCGAACCCTACCCCGAGCAGGTGACCGAGTGA
- a CDS encoding acyl carrier protein, whose product MTFTDDTVRDLLVSVGLDRDTAADAWERSFEELGLDSLAAVEIATRIQDRFGVDIEEHLTPQSTPAIVKKLVTERLAGGETR is encoded by the coding sequence ATGACCTTCACCGACGACACCGTGCGCGACCTGCTGGTCTCCGTGGGTCTCGACCGTGACACCGCGGCCGACGCGTGGGAGCGCAGTTTCGAAGAGCTGGGCCTGGACTCGCTGGCCGCGGTCGAGATCGCCACCCGGATCCAGGACCGCTTCGGTGTGGACATCGAAGAGCACCTGACCCCCCAGAGCACCCCCGCCATCGTGAAGAAGCTGGTCACCGAACGCCTCGCCGGAGGTGAGACCCGATGA
- a CDS encoding SAM-dependent methyltransferase, whose product MTPPTGLPTGVSRTAVLIAQAREAETARPDRLFSDPLAGPLIEAAGRIPAVSEAGRRAAQHFVLRTRYFDDRLLEAARAGVRQVVLLAAGLDTRAFRLDWPAGTRLFEVDLPELISFKEKVLADRGAQPACTRTAVAADLREDWPAALRAAGFDTAVPTAWLVEGVLMYLTPEDGARVLEGVELLSAPGSRLAVEHVNRAYIDLPQMAPAMGKLAATRAAWLSSVEDPQAWLAPYGWHAEIAHQADLAREYGRPVPAMADPAIVGSARIWLIHAVRRPVHS is encoded by the coding sequence ATGACCCCACCCACGGGCCTGCCCACCGGCGTCAGCCGTACCGCGGTGCTCATCGCGCAGGCCAGAGAGGCCGAGACGGCCCGTCCCGATCGGCTCTTCTCCGACCCGCTGGCCGGCCCGCTGATCGAGGCGGCCGGTCGGATCCCCGCGGTGAGCGAGGCCGGCCGCCGCGCGGCCCAGCACTTCGTCCTGCGCACCCGCTACTTCGACGACCGGCTTCTGGAGGCGGCGCGGGCGGGAGTGCGCCAGGTGGTGCTGCTCGCGGCCGGTCTGGACACCCGGGCGTTCCGGCTGGACTGGCCCGCCGGCACCCGCCTGTTCGAAGTCGACCTGCCCGAGCTGATCTCCTTCAAGGAGAAAGTCCTGGCCGACCGGGGGGCCCAGCCGGCGTGCACGCGTACCGCCGTCGCCGCCGACCTGCGCGAGGACTGGCCCGCCGCGCTCCGCGCCGCCGGATTCGACACCGCGGTCCCCACCGCGTGGCTGGTGGAGGGCGTGCTCATGTATCTCACCCCCGAAGACGGCGCGCGCGTGCTCGAAGGCGTGGAGCTGCTGTCCGCGCCCGGCAGCAGGCTCGCCGTGGAGCACGTCAACCGCGCCTACATCGACCTGCCGCAGATGGCGCCCGCCATGGGCAAGCTCGCGGCCACCCGGGCCGCCTGGCTCTCCTCCGTGGAGGACCCGCAGGCGTGGCTCGCGCCGTACGGCTGGCATGCCGAGATCGCCCACCAGGCCGACCTCGCCCGCGAGTACGGCCGGCCGGTCCCCGCCATGGCCGACCCCGCGATCGTCGGCTCCGCCCGGATCTGGCTCATCCATGCGGTCCGCCGACCCGTCCACAGCTGA
- a CDS encoding FAD-dependent monooxygenase has translation MTAPSVIVVGGGIGGLAAAVALDRAGATVTVHERAAEPGAARAGHGLVLWHNAVLALRRLGLGPEIEKIGYELHRYVFQDGKGRAMADWPVARMAERFDAPVYSVSRPELHRMLSEQVGDRLVLDSRCTGFTADPDGVTVTFADGRELRADLLIGADGLRSTVRAALRPNEPPPRYAGFTAFQGVIDASGSGMPEHTFLTVWGRGRWFVCYRLPDDRVYWDGVLSDRVEAPLGTTAAELLDREFGDWPEPIPRLLAATGEHALRPVQIFDRPPARRWSHGRVTLLGDAAHPMTFNLGQGAGQAIEDAVVLAQTLDPADLTGTLTAYEQRRVDRTARMVRRSRANGELTRLTHPLAVAARNAFMRVAMNRLIFRKTYELTMAIDWSER, from the coding sequence GTGACCGCGCCGTCCGTCATCGTCGTGGGCGGCGGCATCGGCGGCCTGGCCGCCGCCGTCGCCCTCGACCGTGCGGGAGCCACGGTCACCGTGCACGAGCGGGCCGCCGAGCCGGGCGCCGCCCGGGCCGGCCACGGCCTGGTGCTCTGGCACAACGCCGTGCTCGCCCTGCGCCGCCTCGGCCTGGGACCGGAGATCGAGAAGATCGGATACGAGCTGCACCGGTACGTGTTCCAGGACGGCAAGGGCCGCGCCATGGCCGACTGGCCCGTGGCGCGCATGGCGGAGAGGTTCGACGCCCCCGTCTACAGCGTGAGCCGCCCCGAACTGCACCGGATGCTGTCGGAACAGGTCGGCGACCGCCTGGTGCTGGACTCCCGGTGCACCGGCTTCACCGCCGACCCCGACGGGGTGACCGTCACCTTCGCCGACGGCCGGGAACTCCGCGCGGACCTGCTGATCGGCGCGGACGGCTTGCGCTCGACCGTGCGCGCCGCGCTGCGCCCGAACGAACCGCCGCCCAGGTACGCGGGGTTCACCGCGTTCCAAGGCGTGATCGACGCGTCCGGCAGCGGGATGCCCGAGCACACCTTCCTCACCGTCTGGGGGCGGGGCCGCTGGTTCGTGTGCTACCGGCTCCCCGACGACCGGGTCTACTGGGACGGCGTGCTCAGCGACCGCGTGGAGGCCCCGCTGGGCACGACCGCGGCAGAGCTGCTCGACCGCGAGTTCGGCGACTGGCCCGAGCCGATCCCCCGGCTGCTCGCCGCGACCGGTGAGCACGCGCTCAGACCCGTGCAGATCTTCGACCGTCCACCCGCACGACGGTGGAGCCACGGCCGCGTGACGCTCCTCGGCGACGCCGCCCACCCGATGACGTTCAACCTCGGTCAGGGGGCGGGCCAGGCGATCGAGGACGCGGTCGTGCTCGCCCAGACCCTCGACCCCGCCGACCTCACCGGGACGCTGACGGCGTACGAGCAGCGCCGGGTGGACCGTACGGCCCGCATGGTCCGCAGGTCCAGGGCCAACGGCGAGCTCACCCGCCTGACGCACCCGCTCGCGGTCGCCGCCAGGAACGCCTTCATGCGCGTGGCCATGAACCGGCTCATCTTCCGCAAGACCTACGAGCTCACGATGGCGATCGACTGGAGTGAACGATGA
- a CDS encoding antibiotic biosynthesis monooxygenase family protein: MKARILFLIKVPQDRQDDFLTAYEKIRYQVASGVPGHLRDQVCQASTDREQWLITSEWRSLDDFLAWEATEEHRELVRPMRECITEARSLRFHVHAETAAGDT; the protein is encoded by the coding sequence ATGAAGGCCAGAATCCTCTTCCTGATCAAGGTGCCCCAGGATCGGCAGGACGACTTCCTGACCGCCTACGAGAAGATCAGATACCAGGTGGCGAGCGGCGTCCCCGGCCACCTGCGCGACCAGGTCTGCCAGGCGTCCACCGATCGGGAACAGTGGCTGATCACCAGCGAGTGGCGCAGCCTGGACGACTTCCTCGCCTGGGAGGCCACCGAGGAGCACCGAGAACTCGTCCGGCCGATGCGCGAATGCATCACCGAGGCCAGGTCGCTGCGTTTCCACGTGCACGCCGAGACCGCCGCGGGCGACACGTGA
- a CDS encoding SDR family NAD(P)-dependent oxidoreductase, translating to MTAPAFLITGATGQLGATVVEQLAGRGDRLLLVARDKDRLADLEAELGVEGKVETVVADVSDPEDARRAAGEAVSRFGRLDGLVHLVGGFHAGPLFLTAPDVYERMLRDNFLSAVTATQGVLPHLGEGGRLVYFGTPLADVPLPGLSAYAAAKAALVTWVQSIAHEVKRKGVHANAIVMTMADTPAKRRERPQMNFDHTVSPELVARVVGFLTSSASDGLYGCAVPVLGRFEFSSELGGPPPGVGGPPPGVGGPPPGVGGPR from the coding sequence ATGACCGCCCCCGCCTTCCTGATCACCGGCGCGACCGGTCAGCTCGGCGCCACGGTGGTGGAGCAGCTCGCCGGACGGGGGGACCGGCTGCTGCTGGTGGCCAGGGACAAGGATCGCCTGGCCGACCTGGAGGCCGAGCTCGGCGTCGAGGGCAAGGTGGAGACGGTGGTCGCCGACGTCTCCGACCCCGAGGACGCGCGCCGCGCCGCCGGCGAAGCCGTGAGCCGCTTCGGACGGCTCGACGGGCTGGTCCACCTGGTGGGCGGCTTCCACGCGGGGCCGCTTTTCCTCACCGCCCCCGACGTCTACGAGCGGATGCTGCGCGACAACTTCCTCTCCGCGGTCACCGCCACCCAAGGCGTCCTGCCCCACCTCGGCGAGGGCGGTCGCCTGGTGTACTTCGGCACCCCTCTCGCCGACGTGCCGCTGCCGGGCCTGTCCGCCTACGCGGCCGCCAAGGCGGCACTCGTCACGTGGGTCCAGTCCATCGCGCACGAGGTGAAGCGGAAGGGCGTCCACGCGAACGCGATCGTCATGACCATGGCCGACACCCCCGCCAAGCGCAGGGAACGGCCGCAGATGAACTTCGACCACACCGTGTCCCCGGAACTGGTCGCCCGGGTCGTGGGCTTCCTGACCAGCTCCGCCTCCGACGGCCTGTACGGCTGCGCGGTTCCCGTGCTGGGCCGCTTCGAGTTCAGCTCGGAACTGGGCGGTCCTCCGCCCGGCGTGGGTGGTCCTCCGCCCGGCGTGGGTGGTCCTCCGCCCGGCGTGGGGGGTCCCCGATGA
- a CDS encoding SchA/CurD-like domain-containing protein, with protein sequence MQRYAITFEIKPGSEEAVRRLLAGYEPPEWVTADGTRLLSTSIFMKGTTVVRVMEIDGSLQSVMAHLAGQPSIQRLERELDEHLAVPRDMSSPEGARAFFRSAMMEHVTTRVAEHAEVAR encoded by the coding sequence ATGCAGCGATACGCGATCACTTTCGAGATCAAGCCGGGATCCGAGGAGGCGGTCCGCAGGCTGCTGGCCGGCTACGAGCCGCCGGAGTGGGTGACCGCCGACGGCACCAGGCTGCTCAGCACCTCGATCTTCATGAAGGGCACCACCGTCGTCCGGGTCATGGAGATCGACGGCAGCCTCCAGAGCGTCATGGCGCACCTGGCCGGACAGCCGAGCATTCAACGGCTGGAGCGCGAGCTGGACGAGCACCTCGCCGTGCCGCGAGACATGAGCTCGCCCGAAGGGGCCAGGGCGTTCTTCCGATCCGCGATGATGGAGCACGTCACCACGCGCGTGGCCGAGCACGCGGAGGTGGCCCGATGA
- a CDS encoding sensor histidine kinase yields MYSSCWQDRLCAPPPALIGTFIGAVSGVLATVIVGLAIAPGMLAKARNIARTKERRRIALNLHDGVGHGLVALTLHARRLIALSGDGASRHVAELIDDTAQATLADLQETLGVLRSDRAVDLTPDEETGDRAPFLLSNRLLEMARRLPVSDLEIRLSNLPGEHRVPTEVAYTAFRVAQEGLTNALRHQSDQIRLEVQFGDELQISIINRPSVPGVSRRGLSGSGLAGLRERVTVHGGRLHSGPRPGGDYLTSTVIPLSPVRLLEEDPCGRSAC; encoded by the coding sequence ATGTACTCCTCGTGTTGGCAGGACCGGTTATGCGCACCCCCTCCGGCGCTCATCGGAACCTTCATCGGCGCGGTCTCCGGCGTGCTCGCCACGGTCATCGTGGGGCTGGCCATCGCGCCGGGGATGCTCGCCAAGGCCCGGAACATCGCCCGCACGAAGGAACGACGACGAATCGCGCTCAACTTGCATGACGGGGTGGGCCACGGTCTGGTCGCGCTGACCCTGCACGCTCGCCGGCTGATCGCCTTATCGGGGGACGGCGCCAGCCGGCATGTGGCCGAGCTCATCGACGACACCGCACAGGCCACCCTCGCCGACCTGCAGGAGACCCTGGGAGTGCTGCGCTCCGACCGGGCGGTGGATCTCACCCCCGACGAGGAGACGGGGGATCGCGCTCCCTTCCTCCTGTCCAACCGGCTCCTGGAGATGGCCAGGCGCCTTCCCGTATCCGATCTTGAAATACGCCTGTCCAACCTGCCCGGCGAGCACCGGGTGCCGACCGAGGTGGCGTACACGGCGTTCCGCGTCGCCCAGGAGGGACTGACCAATGCACTCAGGCATCAGAGCGATCAGATCCGATTAGAGGTGCAGTTCGGCGACGAACTGCAGATCTCAATAATCAATCGGCCCAGCGTGCCGGGCGTGTCCAGGCGCGGCCTCAGCGGGTCCGGCCTGGCCGGTCTACGCGAGCGCGTCACCGTCCACGGTGGGCGGCTGCACTCCGGTCCTCGCCCCGGAGGCGACTACCTGACCAGCACGGTCATCCCGCTTTCCCCGGTTCGGCTACTCGAGGAGGACCCGTGCGGAAGATCCGCGTGTTGA
- a CDS encoding response regulator — MRKIRVLIADDQPLIRSGLCATFASAQDIEVVGEAADGLEAVRAVKTLRPDVVLMDINMPTMDGLAATRQICAEQPTKVVILTIYDQDEYVFEGLRNGASGFILKNAPIARLTEAVRHAADGDALLSPSVTRRLIDQFARQPVATTSAPTLDQLTERERDVFRLLVRGYNNEEIAQALMVGDSTVKSHIQHLYQKLGVRDRVQVVIYAYENGLVPAHPTG; from the coding sequence GTGCGGAAGATCCGCGTGTTGATCGCCGACGACCAGCCGCTGATCCGCAGCGGTCTGTGCGCCACCTTCGCCTCCGCCCAGGACATCGAAGTGGTCGGCGAGGCCGCCGACGGGCTGGAGGCCGTCCGGGCCGTGAAGACGCTCCGTCCCGACGTCGTGCTGATGGACATCAACATGCCGACGATGGACGGCCTGGCCGCCACCCGGCAGATCTGCGCAGAGCAGCCCACGAAGGTGGTCATCTTGACCATCTACGACCAGGACGAGTACGTCTTCGAAGGGCTGCGCAACGGGGCCAGCGGGTTCATCCTCAAGAACGCGCCCATAGCACGGCTGACCGAGGCGGTACGGCACGCCGCCGACGGCGACGCCCTGCTGTCCCCCTCGGTGACGCGCAGGCTGATCGACCAGTTCGCCAGGCAGCCGGTGGCCACCACCTCCGCTCCGACGCTGGACCAGCTCACCGAACGGGAAAGGGACGTCTTCCGCCTGCTCGTGCGCGGCTACAACAACGAGGAGATCGCGCAGGCCCTGATGGTGGGCGACAGCACGGTCAAGTCCCACATCCAGCACCTCTACCAGAAGCTCGGCGTGCGCGACCGGGTCCAGGTGGTGATCTACGCCTACGAGAACGGCCTGGTGCCGGCTCACCCGACGGGCTGA
- a CDS encoding TcmI family type II polyketide cyclase: MPDRILIVARLAPGSSGEVARLFADSDSGELPHALGVTRRDLFTYRDLYFHHVEFAGDADKALSAARERDDFRRLSEQLSAYVTPYDPATWRSPADAVAQRFYHWTPAGGAL, translated from the coding sequence GTGCCCGACCGGATTCTCATCGTCGCCCGCCTCGCTCCCGGCAGCTCCGGCGAGGTCGCCCGCCTGTTCGCCGACTCCGACTCCGGCGAGTTGCCCCATGCGCTCGGGGTGACGCGCCGCGACCTGTTCACCTACCGGGACCTGTACTTCCACCACGTGGAGTTCGCGGGCGACGCCGACAAGGCGTTGAGCGCCGCCCGGGAACGCGACGACTTCCGGCGTCTGAGCGAACAGCTGAGCGCCTACGTCACCCCTTACGACCCGGCCACCTGGCGCAGCCCCGCCGACGCCGTGGCGCAGCGCTTCTACCACTGGACGCCCGCCGGGGGCGCGCTGTGA